A part of Pararhizobium sp. A13 genomic DNA contains:
- a CDS encoding NAD-dependent epimerase, which translates to MRYLITGTAGFIGFHVAKRLLDDGHFVTGFDGMTPYYDVRLKERRHAILSRSNGFRPVIGMLEDVSALEAAAEIGEPDVIVHLAAQAGVRYSLENPKAYVDSNLIGSWNILELAKAVRPKHLLLASTSSIYGANEKIPFAETDRADEPMTLYAATKKSAELMAHSYAHLYGVPTTAFRFFTVYGPWGRPDMALFKFVDCILGGRPIEIYGEGRMSRDFTYIDDLVEGIVRLMGVAPAEENRIHDIDTLSRHAPFRVVNIGGGQPVELMRFVETVEAAVGRPAIRTMLPMQQGDVPRTFAAPDLLNALTGFTPSISVEEGVKRFVDWYRAEMVSD; encoded by the coding sequence ATGCGCTATCTGATCACAGGAACGGCAGGTTTCATCGGGTTCCACGTGGCCAAGCGGCTGCTCGATGACGGCCATTTCGTCACCGGCTTCGACGGCATGACGCCCTATTATGATGTCCGGCTGAAGGAGCGGCGCCACGCCATCCTGTCCCGCTCGAACGGCTTCCGGCCGGTGATCGGCATGCTGGAGGACGTGAGCGCGCTGGAGGCAGCCGCGGAGATCGGCGAGCCGGACGTCATCGTTCACCTCGCAGCCCAAGCCGGCGTCCGCTACAGCCTGGAAAACCCCAAGGCCTATGTCGATTCCAACCTGATCGGCTCCTGGAACATCCTTGAACTGGCGAAAGCGGTGCGGCCCAAGCACCTGCTGCTTGCCTCCACCTCGTCGATCTACGGCGCCAACGAGAAAATCCCCTTCGCAGAGACCGACCGGGCCGACGAGCCGATGACGCTCTATGCCGCCACGAAGAAATCGGCCGAGCTGATGGCGCATAGCTATGCTCATCTCTACGGCGTGCCGACCACCGCTTTCCGTTTCTTCACCGTCTACGGACCCTGGGGGCGCCCGGACATGGCGCTGTTCAAATTCGTCGATTGCATCCTTGGCGGTCGGCCGATCGAGATCTACGGCGAAGGCCGCATGAGCCGTGATTTCACCTATATCGACGACCTGGTCGAAGGCATCGTCAGGTTGATGGGCGTCGCGCCGGCGGAAGAAAATCGCATCCACGACATCGATACCTTGTCGCGTCACGCGCCATTCCGTGTCGTCAATATAGGCGGCGGGCAGCCGGTGGAACTGATGCGCTTCGTCGAGACGGTCGAGGCTGCGGTTGGCCGGCCGGCGATCCGCACGATGCTGCCGATGCAGCAGGGTGACGTGCCGCGGACCTTTGCCGCCCCGGACCTTCTGAATGCGTTGACGGGCTTCACGCCGTCCATATCGGTGGAGGAAGGCGTGAAACGCTTCGTCGACTGGTATCGCGCGGAGATGGTCAGCGACTGA